Proteins encoded by one window of Candidatus Paceibacterota bacterium:
- a CDS encoding M42 family metallopeptidase: protein MESKEELKELYARLALFSNACGTSGNETRVGELLSSELLNFAGDVKTDSMGNLIATKAGNAPRIMIAAHMDEIGLMVQSIDARGFIRFIKTGGWYDPVVLAQRVVLHGSKGDVIGVIGSKPPHAMQDDEKKRAVDASSMFIDMGAGTKDDVLKCGINIGTSITIERELSYLGGSEYLVTGKCLDNRVGVIEMIEVMKRLKDTNLEISAVGTCQEEVGCKGGGVSGFRVNPDLAIVLDTTAAGGNPGMGSAITPLKIGEGPAIVIADKEGRGFIAPMHMVERIKKIAEENKIKYQLQVSSFGTTDASEIQLSQSGILTVAIKNPARYIHSPVEVADLRDMESAIRLVVALIGDIEKNGL, encoded by the coding sequence ATGGAAAGTAAAGAAGAATTGAAAGAGCTATATGCAAGACTGGCGCTCTTTTCGAATGCATGCGGCACATCGGGAAACGAGACGAGAGTAGGAGAACTTTTGTCTTCAGAACTTCTCAACTTTGCCGGCGATGTAAAAACGGACAGCATGGGGAATCTCATCGCGACAAAAGCGGGAAACGCTCCAAGGATCATGATCGCCGCCCACATGGACGAGATCGGACTTATGGTGCAGAGCATAGACGCAAGGGGATTCATAAGATTCATAAAGACAGGAGGATGGTATGATCCGGTCGTGCTGGCGCAAAGAGTTGTCCTGCACGGTTCGAAGGGAGACGTGATCGGAGTTATCGGATCCAAGCCTCCGCATGCCATGCAGGATGATGAAAAGAAAAGAGCTGTGGACGCAAGCAGCATGTTCATCGACATGGGTGCGGGCACAAAAGATGATGTGCTGAAGTGCGGTATAAACATAGGCACATCCATAACGATCGAACGCGAGCTTTCATATCTTGGCGGCAGCGAGTATTTGGTCACGGGCAAGTGCCTGGATAATCGGGTGGGCGTCATCGAGATGATCGAGGTCATGAAAAGGCTCAAAGACACGAATCTGGAAATTTCGGCCGTAGGCACCTGCCAGGAAGAGGTCGGCTGCAAAGGCGGAGGGGTCAGCGGATTCAGGGTTAACCCCGATCTTGCGATCGTACTTGATACGACTGCAGCAGGCGGAAATCCCGGCATGGGAAGCGCGATCACTCCGCTTAAAATAGGCGAAGGTCCTGCGATCGTCATTGCAGACAAAGAAGGCAGGGGATTCATTGCCCCGATGCATATGGTCGAGAGGATAAAAAAGATCGCTGAAGAGAACAAAATAAAATATCAGCTCCAGGTGTCATCTTTCGGCACCACGGACGCGTCCGAGATCCAGCTGAGCCAGAGCGGCATTTTGACGGTTGCCATAAAAAATCCCGCGAGATATATCCATTCTCCGGTGGAAGTTGCGGATCTTAGGGACATGGAAAGCGCAATAAGGCTTGTTGTCGCTCTCATAGGCGATATCGAGAAAAATGGATTATAA
- a CDS encoding LamG domain-containing protein, with amino-acid sequence MKTNFAYEIKKTVSRNFAVFFCFGVLVPLASADTALAAVAVTKRVVSIDSCVDSDGGIAYYTKGTVDTADAGSRGHYIDICSDGKNQLHEWYCKGMQPAEITKDCPNGCQDGACRDSGIGPEFSLEIGKRIYSIGDEVMIRANFQDIDQQHRSFIKGVVVAPDGSFETSYFYKQHLSGVETSSALIKGSNLVSGRSGSAFSFDGNTYIGDLPGFGKKDDVTISMWFKTKVGGKFYEAEYYKDSGDHFAPKFSIRKDNGTVEYFAFVNNNGTRNDLSVSTDGSYDYRDDKWHLFTAVFRGGDFPKGELYVDGKFIGEDVDTPMSNFDWDAPDMKNVNLGYACGYHYRNCIDWSDGFVGDIDQVRVYKRALSQSEAGALYSDINVSKKNLEVLWDFERTEKEIVFDSSGNGNNGVFHNASEVGGENVIYVNAMQEGVYRITATADYQGKTGNSYAEFTVGIAAIEDWDVSVNFDVANKGSFYPFSSATGVVGNKYYAKLNATDDLYDEYIGREACTSSYWGDIFEAEQARRAKGWYAERKRMDNGDYKILIRGTAPADCGYSSPGESKGELTVNPYSDWKIKEVVKCNAQGSNKGQEVKCESGDGYIEFSAGSNCGGCCACADSGSLDIEVILGKNGGSSPVKPQGSCTDTDEGQDVFRKGDVVYMGKTNSDQCVSQDTLKEYYCEKDGRGKAADHVCENGCEDGACIKTDGASDNNANDDALAKFNEEIENSGLSGVIVAVLGVVLSIIIIIAVALSKKM; translated from the coding sequence ATGAAAACAAATTTCGCCTATGAAATTAAAAAAACGGTCTCAAGAAACTTTGCCGTGTTTTTTTGTTTCGGCGTGCTTGTGCCATTGGCTTCGGCCGATACCGCATTGGCCGCTGTTGCAGTCACCAAGAGGGTGGTCAGCATTGATTCTTGCGTAGATTCGGATGGCGGCATAGCTTACTACACCAAAGGAACGGTCGATACGGCTGATGCCGGTTCCAGAGGGCACTATATCGATATTTGCTCCGACGGAAAGAACCAGCTGCATGAATGGTATTGCAAAGGTATGCAGCCTGCGGAAATCACCAAGGATTGTCCGAATGGCTGCCAGGATGGCGCGTGCCGGGACAGCGGCATCGGTCCGGAATTTTCGCTCGAGATCGGCAAAAGGATATATTCGATCGGCGATGAGGTCATGATCCGGGCCAATTTTCAGGATATCGACCAACAACACAGATCTTTTATAAAAGGGGTGGTCGTTGCTCCGGACGGATCGTTCGAAACGTCATATTTCTATAAACAGCATCTGTCCGGCGTCGAGACATCATCTGCGTTGATCAAGGGTTCGAACCTGGTCAGCGGCAGGTCCGGGAGCGCTTTCAGTTTTGACGGAAACACTTATATAGGAGATCTCCCGGGGTTCGGAAAAAAAGACGATGTGACCATTAGCATGTGGTTCAAAACCAAAGTCGGAGGAAAATTCTATGAAGCCGAATATTATAAGGACTCGGGAGACCACTTCGCGCCGAAGTTCAGCATCAGAAAAGACAACGGGACGGTGGAATATTTCGCTTTTGTAAATAATAACGGAACCAGGAACGACCTTTCCGTTTCGACTGACGGTTCATATGACTACCGGGATGATAAATGGCACCTCTTCACGGCTGTTTTCCGCGGCGGCGATTTTCCCAAGGGCGAACTTTATGTCGATGGAAAATTTATCGGAGAGGACGTTGATACACCAATGTCGAATTTCGACTGGGACGCTCCGGATATGAAGAACGTCAATCTTGGTTATGCCTGCGGATATCATTATAGGAATTGCATCGATTGGTCGGACGGTTTTGTCGGGGATATCGATCAGGTCCGGGTCTATAAAAGAGCCTTGTCTCAGTCCGAGGCAGGAGCTCTTTATTCGGATATAAACGTGAGCAAAAAAAACCTGGAAGTTCTCTGGGATTTCGAAAGGACGGAAAAAGAGATCGTGTTCGACAGCAGCGGAAATGGAAATAACGGCGTGTTCCATAACGCAAGCGAAGTCGGGGGCGAGAACGTGATATATGTGAACGCGATGCAGGAGGGGGTATATAGGATAACGGCAACTGCCGACTATCAGGGAAAGACTGGTAATTCATACGCGGAATTTACGGTCGGCATCGCCGCGATAGAAGATTGGGACGTATCGGTCAATTTCGATGTCGCCAATAAAGGATCTTTCTATCCGTTTTCTTCAGCGACCGGAGTTGTCGGAAACAAGTATTATGCGAAATTAAATGCAACAGATGATCTTTACGATGAATATATCGGAAGAGAAGCCTGCACAAGCAGTTATTGGGGAGATATTTTTGAGGCGGAGCAAGCCAGGAGAGCAAAGGGATGGTATGCGGAAAGAAAAAGGATGGATAACGGGGACTACAAGATACTTATAAGGGGCACTGCTCCGGCCGATTGCGGCTATTCGTCTCCCGGGGAATCAAAAGGAGAACTGACAGTGAATCCGTATTCCGACTGGAAAATAAAAGAAGTTGTGAAATGCAATGCGCAAGGAAGCAACAAGGGTCAGGAGGTGAAATGCGAGTCGGGCGACGGATATATTGAATTTTCGGCGGGAAGCAATTGCGGAGGATGCTGCGCGTGCGCCGACAGCGGAAGTCTGGATATAGAGGTGATCCTGGGGAAAAATGGCGGCTCGTCTCCGGTAAAACCGCAAGGATCATGCACCGATACGGACGAAGGACAGGATGTTTTCAGAAAAGGCGATGTGGTGTATATGGGAAAAACCAATTCCGATCAATGCGTATCGCAGGATACGCTGAAGGAATATTATTGCGAAAAAGATGGCAGAGGCAAGGCCGCCGATCACGTTTGCGAGAACGGATGCGAGGATGGGGCGTGTATTAAAACAGATGGTGCAAGCGATAACAATGCGAATGATGATGCCTTGGCGAAATTTAATGAGGAAATAGAGAATTCCGGCTTGAGCGGTGTGATCGTTGCTGTTTTGGGAGTGGTTCTCAGCATAATCATCATTATTGCAGTCGCGCTCAGCAAGAAAATGTAA
- a CDS encoding class I SAM-dependent methyltransferase, giving the protein MTTRKIVRNAGRGRDGALRPEFKSYIKAQIQLPRNEWDAAFGNYVEKKRREAVEMLSDDSPEVFNDNACKKRYNIYLKYLCVTGGDRYFSGKDVIDLGCGEGEFILECLKRGKVKSAYGLDLEIRKELSDGKYGKNFIKGDYTKKLPFSRADIIVSNGGASTLFFERDGKRKFEKLIRNCIRILSANGEIRIAPINCCYSSKIRLVGIDKSIKKLANVLKKLSGEKLIDHSFEPIDIQVSGWEFRDVFLWQALIIKKRS; this is encoded by the coding sequence ATGACTACCAGAAAAATCGTGCGAAATGCCGGCAGGGGAAGAGACGGAGCCTTGCGGCCTGAATTTAAAAGCTATATAAAAGCCCAAATACAACTTCCGAGAAATGAGTGGGATGCAGCTTTCGGGAATTATGTAGAGAAAAAAAGACGCGAAGCCGTGGAAATGCTAAGCGATGATTCGCCGGAGGTTTTTAACGACAATGCATGCAAAAAGAGATATAATATCTATCTTAAATATCTTTGCGTTACCGGAGGAGACAGATACTTTTCCGGGAAAGATGTCATTGATCTCGGATGCGGCGAAGGAGAATTCATCCTTGAGTGTCTGAAGAGGGGCAAGGTGAAAAGCGCATATGGCCTGGACCTCGAAATAAGAAAAGAGCTTTCAGATGGAAAATACGGAAAAAATTTTATCAAGGGGGATTATACAAAAAAGTTGCCGTTTTCGCGCGCGGATATAATAGTTTCGAATGGAGGAGCCAGCACGCTTTTTTTCGAGAGGGACGGGAAGCGAAAATTTGAAAAGCTGATCAGAAATTGCATCAGGATCCTGAGTGCAAATGGAGAAATAAGGATCGCCCCGATCAATTGCTGCTATAGTTCGAAAATCAGGCTGGTTGGCATCGATAAGAGCATCAAAAAATTGGCCAATGTATTGAAAAAACTTTCAGGGGAAAAGCTTATCGATCACAGTTTTGAACCGATCGATATTCAAGTAAGCGGATGGGAGTTCCGGGATGTTTTTCTTTGGCAGGCCTTGATCATCAAAAAACGGTCTTGA
- a CDS encoding CAP domain-containing protein — MQICSKNTIIKIGAIVSLIAIFNVGVVVAFAFEKHEIAPEIMLELTNRSREANGVPELNMNTQLVSAAEAKANDMFKSQYFNHESPNGKTPWEFIRSAGYEYLFAGENLAMDFVSAEGVHKALMDSSSHRENLLNANYSDVGIAVKRGIFDGAETVIVVEEFGSPLARKNAVEFQKAEVQVETDGPTSTETDKVQAPTAVRVVPEQDSAAINDPENDDSCNSAGVELEEENTPEAAGNIPIRISDTQYTFFKDFYICSSDIDDEIENIPDVYVADIKGERSGMMSAEGPLKYLAVIDSFEKEIMLILLSFAVSMNLYYISDEDLRNDDG; from the coding sequence ATGCAAATATGCTCAAAAAACACAATAATTAAGATCGGCGCAATCGTCTCCCTGATTGCCATCTTTAATGTCGGCGTTGTCGTCGCTTTTGCTTTTGAAAAACATGAGATCGCCCCCGAGATCATGCTGGAACTTACCAACAGGTCCAGGGAAGCAAACGGGGTACCGGAACTTAACATGAATACGCAGCTCGTTTCGGCCGCTGAGGCAAAGGCGAATGACATGTTCAAATCTCAATATTTTAACCATGAAAGCCCGAACGGGAAAACTCCATGGGAATTCATCAGATCGGCCGGATATGAATATTTATTCGCCGGAGAAAATCTGGCGATGGATTTCGTTTCTGCGGAAGGAGTTCACAAGGCTCTGATGGATAGCAGCTCGCACAGGGAAAATCTTTTGAATGCGAATTATTCCGATGTAGGTATTGCAGTAAAGAGGGGAATTTTCGATGGAGCGGAGACTGTTATAGTCGTGGAAGAATTCGGTTCGCCGCTCGCCAGGAAGAATGCCGTTGAATTCCAAAAGGCGGAAGTGCAGGTCGAGACAGACGGGCCGACATCCACGGAAACAGATAAAGTTCAGGCGCCAACGGCAGTTCGGGTTGTGCCGGAGCAGGACAGCGCCGCGATCAATGATCCTGAGAACGATGATTCCTGCAATTCGGCAGGCGTTGAACTGGAGGAAGAAAATACACCGGAAGCCGCAGGAAATATACCCATTCGTATATCAGATACGCAATATACATTTTTCAAAGATTTCTATATTTGCAGCTCCGATATCGATGATGAAATAGAGAATATCCCGGATGTATATGTCGCGGATATAAAAGGGGAACGGAGCGGAATGATGTCTGCTGAGGGGCCATTGAAATATCTCGCAGTCATCGATTCATTCGAAAAAGAGATAATGCTGATACTTCTTTCTTTTGCGGTTTCGATGAATCTTTACTATATCTCGGATGAAGATCTTCGGAATGATGACGGATGA